The following proteins are encoded in a genomic region of Bernardetia sp. MNP-M8:
- a CDS encoding redoxin domain-containing protein: MNKLLILLLLSTFLFSCAEKTPFDKGEPAPSFVTTDVEGNSQTIEKHTKNGKVVMLYFWADWCPTCKQEFPETQDYYEKLQKEGLEILAINVKQPKEASEKFKEQFGATFPMLIDADGKISDLYKVEELPTNFFIDEEGKIIRKIVGWVSEQQAEVILKQQK, from the coding sequence ATGAATAAACTACTTATACTCTTATTGTTATCTACTTTTCTGTTTTCGTGTGCTGAAAAAACACCATTTGATAAAGGTGAGCCTGCACCAAGTTTTGTAACAACAGATGTAGAAGGAAACTCTCAAACAATAGAAAAACACACTAAAAATGGTAAAGTAGTGATGCTTTATTTTTGGGCTGATTGGTGTCCAACTTGTAAACAGGAGTTTCCAGAAACACAAGACTATTATGAGAAACTTCAAAAAGAAGGCTTAGAAATTTTGGCAATCAATGTAAAACAACCCAAGGAAGCCTCTGAAAAATTCAAAGAACAATTTGGAGCTACTTTTCCAATGCTTATCGATGCAGATGGAAAAATTTCAGATTTGTATAAAGTAGAAGAGCTGCCAACTAATTTTTTTATAGATGAAGAAGGAAAGATTATTCGTAAAATTGTTGGTTGGGTAAGTGAACAGCAAGCAGAAGTGATTTTGAAACAACAGAAGTAA
- a CDS encoding FtsX-like permease family protein yields MNILNYAVLSLLRSWKKQIALIVIYALVVGFYASVVFFTSSLKTETSQTLQDLPPLWVQQLQGGRLVPMSVDLQDSISKIRGVKRVFPRYWGYFFDDATGAVLTVMGSDFPNEEIGFLDFNSNIKNEIENNLKNKVKSIDKNIFQNGVLVGTGILETRQLQLGDFLSLNDANGKKVSYEIVGTFGAKSDLLTKDLIILPIKETQKIIGLKDSLCTDIAVEIYNPEEIENIGKKIDARFPSLRVVTLAQLSSTYQTLFSWRGGIFIYGSLLSVLAFLLLMWERASGLSSNEKKELGILKAIGWQINDVLFLKLTEGMILSVTATLVGIILAYIHVFVFNSPILKPFLVGWSVLYPAYDLQPFVSLGDILSIFSLSVVPYLAATLFPAWRGATTEAADAMR; encoded by the coding sequence ATGAATATCCTAAACTATGCTGTTTTGTCTTTGCTTCGAAGCTGGAAAAAACAAATTGCCTTAATTGTTATTTATGCTTTGGTAGTAGGTTTTTATGCTTCAGTAGTTTTTTTTACAAGTAGTCTGAAAACTGAAACCTCACAGACATTGCAAGATTTGCCTCCTTTATGGGTACAGCAGTTGCAAGGTGGACGGCTTGTTCCGATGTCAGTAGATTTGCAAGATTCTATTTCAAAAATTAGAGGAGTCAAAAGAGTTTTTCCAAGATATTGGGGATATTTCTTTGATGATGCAACAGGCGCAGTCTTGACAGTTATGGGAAGTGATTTTCCAAATGAAGAAATAGGTTTTTTAGATTTCAATTCTAATATTAAAAATGAAATTGAAAATAATCTGAAAAACAAAGTCAAAAGTATAGATAAAAATATATTCCAAAATGGCGTTTTAGTAGGCACAGGGATTTTGGAAACTCGCCAACTTCAATTAGGCGATTTTCTTTCCTTGAATGATGCCAATGGAAAAAAAGTGAGTTATGAAATTGTAGGTACTTTTGGAGCAAAATCAGATTTACTGACTAAAGATTTGATTATTTTACCCATAAAAGAAACTCAAAAAATAATAGGACTAAAAGATTCTCTTTGTACAGATATTGCCGTCGAAATTTATAATCCAGAAGAAATAGAGAATATTGGAAAAAAAATAGATGCTCGTTTTCCATCTTTGCGTGTTGTTACGTTAGCTCAACTTTCTTCTACTTATCAAACACTTTTTAGCTGGCGAGGAGGAATTTTTATTTATGGCTCTTTGCTTTCTGTTTTGGCTTTTTTGCTCTTAATGTGGGAACGAGCTTCAGGACTAAGTAGCAATGAAAAAAAAGAACTAGGTATTTTGAAGGCTATCGGCTGGCAAATCAATGATGTTTTGTTTTTGAAACTTACTGAAGGCATGATTTTGTCAGTTACAGCGACTTTAGTAGGAATTATTTTAGCTTATATTCATGTTTTTGTTTTTAACTCTCCTATTTTGAAGCCTTTTTTGGTGGGCTGGTCAGTGCTTTATCCTGCTTATGATTTGCAACCTTTTGTTAGTTTGGGAGATATTTTAAGTATTTTTTCGCTTTCTGTTGTGCCTTATTTGGCTGCAACTCTTTTTCCTGCTTGGCGTGGAGCAACTACCGAAGCTGCTGATGCGATGAGATAA
- a CDS encoding HAMP domain-containing sensor histidine kinase: protein MFEKEQHIAEQAQLLLNKELTSEEWKTAYAHLALDYADMLADMKFLTKISDRLHNKLSLINEEVIKHSTELENAKRLISIQNKKLEKKIDQRTTDVRNAYSQLLATHSELDQFVYRASHDLKGPIVRLLGLCQVANLEVKDPVAIEYLQRIGKTSSEMNNILENLLYINMLKNEVAQPAEFDIIYEIERVYKTLGFLSNYSKTEFIIESETKEVKFYTDIAIFKTILKNLFEFSIKHIDSKENKKSYIQLQIFQKSTDLEIIITYNGIEIPTSNYHLIFNLFHKVANLDESTGTELYTTQLAAYKLHGSVILLESTRDKTTFSLHLPSFDKKIVPNQNH from the coding sequence ATGTTTGAAAAAGAGCAACATATTGCAGAGCAAGCCCAATTACTTCTCAATAAAGAATTAACTTCTGAAGAGTGGAAAACAGCTTATGCACATCTTGCTTTAGATTATGCTGATATGTTAGCTGATATGAAATTTCTGACAAAAATTAGTGATAGGTTACACAATAAATTATCGCTGATAAATGAAGAGGTAATTAAGCATTCGACAGAGTTAGAAAATGCTAAAAGATTGATTTCTATTCAAAATAAAAAACTTGAAAAAAAGATAGATCAACGTACTACAGATGTCAGAAATGCCTATTCACAACTTTTAGCTACTCACTCTGAACTAGATCAGTTTGTATATAGAGCTTCTCATGATTTGAAAGGTCCTATTGTACGACTTTTAGGTTTGTGTCAAGTTGCCAATTTAGAAGTAAAAGACCCAGTAGCTATAGAATATTTACAAAGAATAGGAAAGACTTCTTCTGAAATGAATAATATTTTGGAGAATCTCTTATATATAAATATGCTCAAAAATGAAGTTGCCCAACCTGCTGAGTTTGATATTATATATGAAATTGAACGGGTCTATAAAACATTAGGTTTTCTTTCTAATTACTCAAAAACAGAATTTATTATAGAATCTGAAACAAAAGAAGTTAAATTTTATACCGATATAGCCATTTTCAAAACAATCTTAAAAAACTTGTTTGAGTTTTCAATTAAACATATAGATAGTAAAGAAAATAAAAAATCATATATTCAACTACAAATTTTTCAAAAATCAACGGATTTAGAAATTATTATTACTTACAATGGAATAGAAATTCCAACATCTAATTATCATCTGATTTTTAATTTGTTTCACAAAGTAGCTAATCTTGATGAATCGACAGGAACAGAACTTTATACTACACAACTGGCTGCTTACAAACTACATGGCTCTGTAATTTTGTTAGAATCAACTAGAGATAAAACTACTTTTAGTCTTCATTTGCCTTCTTTTGATAAAAAAATAGTTCCAAATCAAAATCACTAA
- a CDS encoding AraC family transcriptional regulator, protein MNNKFYFEKQFGLFYGKLNDNKLHRHYALQISLSIHDEIILKTEQKTYEQTNFFIPSRVKHQISNSEKQLIILINPLSCLGHQFYIKYDTSKVSFLSENLRNSLFKILKNYEDEQITFDNFCKEIKKSLLEYQCNCENNNHLEDDRIKKAIDFMDSNFEKTLSMEQMADFCALSSTRFLHLFKEKTKLNFRRYQLWNKLIFSLPYLSSHSITETAHTFGFTDSSHYTRTFNETFGVTPKFFKLFSNQSIAK, encoded by the coding sequence ATGAATAATAAATTTTATTTTGAAAAACAGTTTGGTCTTTTTTATGGAAAATTGAATGACAATAAATTGCATCGTCATTATGCTCTACAAATCAGTTTGTCGATTCATGATGAGATAATTTTGAAAACAGAGCAAAAGACTTACGAACAAACCAATTTTTTTATTCCTTCAAGAGTGAAACATCAAATTAGTAATTCAGAAAAACAGCTTATTATTTTAATAAATCCATTGAGCTGTTTAGGACATCAATTTTATATAAAGTATGATACATCTAAAGTTAGTTTTTTGTCAGAAAATCTACGAAATAGCTTATTTAAAATTTTGAAAAACTATGAAGATGAGCAAATTACATTTGATAATTTTTGTAAAGAAATAAAAAAGAGTTTATTAGAATATCAATGCAATTGTGAAAATAATAACCATTTGGAAGATGACAGAATAAAAAAAGCAATTGACTTTATGGATAGTAATTTTGAAAAAACACTTTCAATGGAACAAATGGCTGATTTTTGTGCGCTCTCTTCTACTCGTTTTTTGCATTTATTCAAAGAGAAAACAAAATTGAATTTTAGGAGATACCAGCTTTGGAACAAACTTATTTTTTCACTTCCTTACCTTTCTTCTCATTCAATTACTGAAACAGCCCATACTTTTGGTTTTACGGATAGTTCACATTATACACGAACTTTCAATGAAACCTTTGGCGTTACCCCTAAATTTTTTAAATTATTTTCAAATCAATCAATAGCAAAGTAA
- a CDS encoding transglutaminase family protein — MDTNIKEIEISQSLNLSENYLKETAILNYSAKNIQNLVKERNWLKMNSINQVKSIYNYVRDEIKFGYNKADDISASQILKEGYGQCNTKATLLMALLRACKIPNRIHGFTIDKALQKGAITGIWYQLSPKNILHSWVEVYVNDNWYFLEGVILDKEYLSQLQKENATCKTTFCGYGAYTDNFENPEIEWNLNNTYIQDKGINQDFGLFDTPDEFYKKHQQNLGFFKKFIFQKIVRHKMNKNVEKIRKGN; from the coding sequence ATGGATACTAACATAAAAGAAATTGAAATATCTCAATCTTTAAATCTTTCAGAAAATTATCTCAAAGAAACAGCTATTTTAAATTACTCAGCTAAAAACATTCAGAATTTAGTTAAGGAAAGAAATTGGCTCAAGATGAATTCTATCAATCAAGTCAAATCTATTTATAATTATGTTCGTGATGAAATTAAATTTGGTTACAATAAAGCTGATGACATTTCAGCTTCACAGATTTTGAAAGAGGGTTACGGACAATGTAATACAAAGGCAACTTTACTTATGGCTTTACTTAGAGCGTGTAAAATACCAAACAGAATTCACGGTTTTACGATTGATAAAGCATTACAAAAAGGAGCAATTACAGGAATTTGGTATCAATTATCGCCAAAAAATATTTTACATAGTTGGGTAGAAGTCTATGTAAATGATAATTGGTATTTTTTGGAAGGAGTCATTTTAGACAAAGAATATTTGTCTCAGTTACAAAAGGAAAATGCAACCTGCAAAACTACTTTTTGTGGATATGGAGCTTATACAGATAATTTTGAGAACCCAGAAATTGAATGGAATTTAAATAACACTTACATTCAAGATAAAGGAATTAATCAAGATTTTGGTTTATTCGACACACCTGATGAGTTTTACAAAAAACATCAACAAAACTTAGGTTTCTTTAAGAAATTTATTTTTCAAAAAATAGTCAGACATAAAATGAACAAGAATGTAGAAAAAATAAGAAAGGGGAACTAA
- a CDS encoding GDP-L-fucose synthase, giving the protein MKIYIAGHRGMVGSAIKKELEKQGYSNFIERTSKQLDLRNQQAVNDFFEAEKPDWVFLAAAKVGGIWANNTYRGEFIYDNLMMEANIIEAARKTNVKKLMFLGSSCIYPKLAPQPLKEEYLLTGVLEATNEPYAIAKIAGIKLCEAYRSQYDCNFISVMPTNLFGEGDNYDLMNSHVLPALIRKFHLGKCLEQNNWEGIRNNLRHFLVEGKDMSELPENDILEVLNKYGIRKSKEGKEIEVEVWGTGSPKREFLHADDLAEACVYLMHNYDDPSLVNIGTGEDLSIKDLALLVKKIVNFEGELVFDTSKPDGTPRKLMSVDKLNGLGWKHKISLEEGINKVYKNVLADIKV; this is encoded by the coding sequence ATGAAAATATACATTGCAGGACATCGTGGAATGGTCGGTTCGGCTATCAAAAAAGAGCTTGAAAAACAAGGATATTCAAATTTTATAGAACGTACTTCAAAACAGCTTGACCTTCGAAACCAACAAGCTGTAAACGATTTTTTTGAAGCTGAAAAGCCTGACTGGGTGTTTTTGGCAGCAGCTAAAGTAGGTGGAATTTGGGCAAATAATACCTATAGAGGCGAGTTTATTTATGATAATTTGATGATGGAAGCAAATATCATTGAAGCAGCACGAAAAACAAATGTCAAAAAACTGATGTTTTTGGGTTCTTCGTGTATTTACCCAAAACTTGCTCCTCAACCTCTTAAAGAAGAATATCTATTGACAGGAGTTTTAGAAGCAACTAATGAACCTTATGCCATTGCCAAAATTGCAGGAATAAAACTCTGTGAAGCATACAGAAGTCAGTATGATTGCAATTTTATTTCGGTTATGCCTACTAATTTATTTGGAGAAGGTGATAATTATGATTTGATGAACTCTCATGTTTTACCTGCTCTTATCCGAAAATTTCATTTAGGAAAATGTTTGGAGCAAAATAACTGGGAAGGAATTAGAAATAATTTACGTCATTTTTTGGTAGAAGGAAAAGATATGAGTGAGCTTCCTGAAAATGACATTTTGGAAGTTTTGAATAAATATGGCATTCGTAAATCAAAAGAGGGAAAAGAAATTGAGGTTGAAGTTTGGGGAACAGGTTCTCCGAAGCGAGAATTTCTTCATGCTGATGATTTGGCAGAAGCCTGTGTTTATTTGATGCACAATTACGACGACCCAAGTCTTGTAAATATCGGAACTGGTGAAGATTTGAGTATCAAAGATTTGGCTTTGCTGGTAAAGAAAATCGTAAATTTTGAAGGAGAATTAGTTTTTGATACTTCAAAACCTGACGGAACACCAAGAAAATTAATGAGTGTGGATAAACTCAATGGTTTGGGCTGGAAACACAAAATTTCTTTAGAAGAAGGAATTAATAAAGTTTATAAAAATGTTTTAGCTGATATAAAAGTGTAA
- the gmd gene encoding GDP-mannose 4,6-dehydratase, translated as MKKALITGITGQDGAYMAQLLLNKGYEVHGIKRRSSLFNTDRIDHLYQDPHVDDYRFKLHYGDLTDSTNLIRIIQEVQPDEIYNLGAMSHVKVSFDMPEYVANVDAMGTLRILEAVRILNLTEKTRIYQASTSELYGLVQEVPQSEKTPFYPRSPYAVAKMYGYWITVNYREAYGMYACNGILFNHESPIRGETFVTRKITRATARIALGLQDKVFLGNLNAKRDWGHAKDYVEAMYLILQQDKAEDFVIATGITTTVRDFCRLAFAELGIELEFVGENEEEKGIVKSCSNPDYQVQVGTEVIAVDSRYFRPTEVDLLIGDPTKAQQKLGWKPKYNLQQLVTDMILSDVALFKKDKYLQEGGHRIMNYYE; from the coding sequence ATGAAAAAAGCACTCATTACAGGAATTACAGGACAAGATGGCGCATATATGGCGCAACTTCTTCTCAATAAAGGATATGAAGTTCATGGTATCAAACGCAGAAGTTCACTTTTTAATACCGACCGAATAGACCATTTATATCAAGACCCACATGTCGACGATTATCGTTTTAAGTTGCATTACGGAGACCTTACCGACTCTACCAATTTGATTCGTATCATTCAAGAAGTTCAGCCAGACGAGATTTATAATTTGGGTGCAATGTCGCATGTGAAGGTAAGTTTTGATATGCCTGAATATGTTGCTAATGTGGATGCTATGGGTACTTTGCGTATCTTGGAAGCTGTTCGTATTCTAAATTTGACAGAAAAAACTCGTATTTATCAAGCCTCAACTTCTGAACTATATGGTTTGGTACAGGAAGTTCCTCAGTCTGAAAAAACTCCTTTTTATCCTCGCTCTCCGTATGCAGTAGCCAAAATGTATGGCTATTGGATTACAGTAAACTATAGAGAAGCCTACGGAATGTATGCTTGTAATGGAATTTTGTTCAACCATGAAAGTCCAATTAGAGGAGAAACTTTTGTAACTCGTAAAATTACTCGTGCAACAGCAAGAATTGCCCTTGGATTACAAGACAAAGTATTTTTAGGAAATCTAAATGCAAAACGAGATTGGGGACACGCAAAAGATTATGTAGAAGCCATGTATTTGATTTTGCAACAAGATAAAGCTGAAGATTTTGTAATTGCAACAGGAATCACAACCACAGTAAGAGATTTTTGTAGATTAGCCTTTGCAGAACTTGGTATTGAACTAGAATTTGTAGGCGAAAACGAAGAAGAAAAAGGAATTGTAAAATCGTGTTCGAATCCAGACTATCAAGTGCAAGTAGGAACAGAAGTAATTGCTGTCGATTCTCGTTATTTCCGTCCAACCGAAGTAGATTTACTCATTGGAGACCCTACAAAAGCACAACAAAAACTAGGTTGGAAACCAAAATACAATTTGCAACAACTTGTTACAGATATGATTTTGTCAGATGTTGCCTTATTTAAGAAAGATAAATATCTACAAGAAGGTGGACATAGAATTATGAATTACTATGAATAG
- a CDS encoding M28 family peptidase, whose protein sequence is MKPVFYSKIVMMTLYYFCYIVITSSICMFVYLSNSTIGFAQSNSSQNITKDTLLISSQKNQSKNQKSYPNIINNAKNTINILCSSKMQGRGYVNNGEQLAASYVAREFEQIGLLKYNNSYFQSFNLKSVNTFPKKVQLKSKGYNFQGGKEYLVASFSNSGKGKVGILYLDSAFFESDSAQIAFKKVSLRKSAVMYSDKWTKKIQLENPVFLEKIQEAKAVFVRTEKLIGVPSPVAYSKPYFEVLDSIFPIYEALDLIDLEDLKTSKKNNKIKTLKFKVKSKLVNSQPSQNVIGYIKGTKNPKKVIVFSAHYDHLGKMGKDVYFAGANDNASGIAMLLELAKYYSENPPEYSICFMAFGSEEIGILGSMFYTQHPLFPLQDINFLINLDLIGTGEKGATVVNATIHTKEFELLKKINKEKSYLKTIESRGEAANSDHYFFHKNRVPSFYIYLNGGSQAYHDINDIPQNLSLYAFQNLYELLIEFSHDIIQAK, encoded by the coding sequence ATGAAACCTGTATTCTATTCTAAGATTGTTATGATGACATTGTATTATTTTTGTTATATTGTTATTACTAGCAGTATTTGTATGTTTGTTTATTTATCAAACTCTACAATAGGTTTTGCTCAGAGCAATTCAAGTCAAAACATAACAAAAGACACACTACTTATATCATCACAAAAAAATCAAAGTAAAAATCAAAAATCATATCCAAACATAATAAACAATGCAAAAAACACAATAAATATACTTTGCAGTTCTAAAATGCAAGGAAGAGGATATGTTAATAATGGAGAACAATTAGCTGCAAGTTACGTTGCAAGAGAATTTGAACAAATAGGATTATTAAAATACAATAATAGTTATTTTCAATCATTTAATCTAAAATCTGTAAATACTTTTCCAAAAAAAGTACAATTAAAATCTAAAGGATATAATTTTCAAGGAGGAAAAGAGTATTTGGTAGCTTCTTTTTCTAATTCAGGAAAAGGAAAAGTAGGAATTTTATATTTAGATTCAGCATTTTTTGAGAGTGATTCGGCACAGATTGCATTTAAAAAAGTGTCATTAAGAAAAAGTGCTGTTATGTATTCAGATAAATGGACAAAAAAAATTCAACTAGAAAATCCTGTTTTTTTAGAAAAAATTCAAGAAGCAAAAGCTGTATTTGTACGAACAGAAAAATTAATTGGTGTCCCTTCACCTGTTGCCTATTCAAAACCTTATTTTGAAGTCTTAGATAGTATTTTTCCTATTTATGAGGCACTTGATTTGATAGATTTAGAAGATTTGAAAACATCTAAAAAAAATAACAAGATAAAAACATTAAAATTTAAGGTAAAATCAAAATTAGTAAATTCTCAGCCTTCTCAAAATGTAATTGGATATATAAAAGGAACAAAAAATCCTAAAAAAGTAATCGTTTTTTCAGCTCATTATGATCATTTGGGTAAGATGGGTAAAGATGTTTATTTTGCTGGTGCAAACGATAATGCTTCTGGTATAGCGATGCTTTTAGAACTAGCAAAATATTATTCAGAAAATCCTCCTGAATATTCTATCTGTTTTATGGCTTTTGGGTCAGAAGAAATTGGTATTTTAGGTTCAATGTTTTATACTCAACATCCTCTTTTTCCATTACAAGATATTAATTTTTTGATAAATTTGGATTTGATAGGAACTGGAGAGAAAGGGGCAACAGTAGTAAATGCAACTATTCATACAAAAGAATTTGAACTCTTAAAAAAGATAAATAAAGAGAAAAGTTATTTAAAAACAATAGAAAGTAGAGGCGAAGCAGCTAATTCTGACCATTATTTTTTTCATAAAAATAGAGTTCCTAGTTTTTATATTTATTTGAATGGAGGAAGTCAAGCCTATCATGATATAAATGATATACCTCAAAATTTATCTCTTTATGCTTTTCAAAATTTATACGAACTTTTAATCGAATTTAGTCACGATATAATTCAAGCAAAGTAA
- a CDS encoding peptide MFS transporter → MATEGIPAKPNKDAFDGELQEMFGHPKGLFYLFFAEMWERFSFYGMRALLVLYMTDVLFNGLPNGEELSFVVYAAYGALVYATPFVGGMIADKLLGYRKAIMLGGALMAIGHFVLAIESTYAFYIALALIIVGNGFFKPNISSFVGTLYQEGDPRRDGGFTIFYMGINLGAAIAPLFCGWLAVEFGYHWGFGAAGVGMLAGLIFFWDGMRKGVFGNQGYPPNGKGTVSKMVESVVYVLAFMSVPIFTFLVWENEYVSWILYGALAVSIAYIIYIMISVSRQEAQRVFVVSLLTFFITVFWSFFEQSGSSLTLFAKYSVDLVWMNAAQTNSINAIFIIMFAIPFSIMWVALSKRKMNPYTPIKFALGIAQLGLGFLIFALSIRFVNESAQVPMIFLILGYLLMTTGELFISPVGLSKVTELTPKQFVGFMMGVWFLSSAFAHHIAGIIATLTTGGKTEGTQAAVEPTFIDGLVEMITGVTAEQAGNFSEGMEKLYTYSTVFSQVGFAAIGFAILALILSPLMIKWSHGIR, encoded by the coding sequence ATGGCAACAGAAGGAATACCAGCTAAACCAAACAAAGATGCATTCGACGGAGAATTGCAAGAAATGTTTGGACACCCAAAAGGACTTTTTTATCTATTTTTTGCAGAAATGTGGGAACGTTTTAGTTTCTACGGAATGCGTGCTTTATTAGTTCTTTACATGACTGATGTCCTATTTAATGGGCTTCCAAATGGTGAAGAATTATCCTTTGTAGTGTATGCTGCTTATGGAGCTTTAGTTTATGCGACACCTTTTGTTGGTGGAATGATAGCTGATAAATTACTCGGTTACAGAAAAGCAATTATGCTTGGAGGAGCTTTGATGGCAATAGGTCATTTTGTGCTGGCTATTGAAAGTACATATGCTTTTTATATTGCTCTAGCTCTTATTATTGTAGGAAATGGCTTTTTTAAACCAAATATTTCCTCATTTGTAGGAACACTTTATCAAGAAGGCGACCCACGTCGTGATGGAGGTTTTACGATTTTCTATATGGGTATTAATCTTGGTGCTGCTATCGCACCTTTATTTTGTGGTTGGTTAGCTGTGGAGTTTGGTTACCATTGGGGTTTTGGAGCTGCAGGAGTAGGAATGCTTGCAGGTCTGATATTCTTTTGGGACGGAATGCGTAAAGGTGTTTTTGGCAATCAAGGTTATCCACCTAATGGAAAAGGAACAGTTTCAAAAATGGTTGAATCAGTTGTATATGTACTTGCTTTTATGTCTGTGCCTATTTTTACATTTTTAGTTTGGGAAAATGAATATGTTTCTTGGATTTTATATGGTGCATTGGCTGTTTCGATTGCTTATATAATCTATATTATGATAAGTGTTTCTAGACAAGAAGCTCAACGAGTTTTTGTAGTTTCTTTGCTTACCTTCTTTATTACTGTTTTCTGGTCATTCTTTGAGCAAAGTGGTAGTTCGCTTACACTTTTTGCAAAGTACAGTGTAGATTTAGTATGGATGAATGCAGCTCAAACCAACTCTATTAATGCTATTTTCATTATCATGTTTGCAATTCCATTTTCTATAATGTGGGTAGCCCTTTCCAAACGCAAAATGAACCCTTATACACCTATTAAATTTGCTTTAGGAATTGCTCAATTAGGATTAGGATTTTTGATTTTTGCTCTTTCTATTCGTTTTGTAAATGAAAGCGCACAAGTACCTATGATATTTTTGATTTTGGGTTATTTATTAATGACAACAGGTGAGCTATTTATTTCTCCAGTTGGTCTTTCTAAAGTAACTGAACTTACACCAAAACAATTTGTAGGATTTATGATGGGAGTTTGGTTCTTATCTTCTGCCTTTGCTCACCATATTGCAGGAATCATTGCTACACTAACAACAGGTGGCAAAACAGAAGGAACTCAGGCAGCCGTAGAACCTACTTTTATAGATGGATTGGTAGAAATGATTACAGGAGTTACAGCAGAACAAGCTGGTAATTTCAGTGAAGGAATGGAAAAACTTTATACCTATTCTACTGTATTCTCACAAGTAGGATTTGCAGCTATTGGTTTTGCTATTTTGGCTCTTATTCTTTCTCCTCTTATGATAAAATGGTCACACGGAATTAGATAA
- a CDS encoding electron transfer flavoprotein subunit beta/FixA family protein, producing the protein MNILVCICHVPDTTTKIKFTGTELDKNGVQFIIGPYDDYALARAVELKDASGGKLTVLNVGEADTEPTIRKALAIGADDAVRINAHPKDAYFVAEQIAAYAKDKNFDMILMGREASDYNGGQVHGMVAEMLDMPCIVPCMTLEVEGNIAKMGREIEGGKEYVECEMPFVAGCQEPIAEWKIPNMRGIMMARKKPLEVIEPTTESAPTEIVNFELPPSRGNVKMIDADNMDELVRLLKEEAKVL; encoded by the coding sequence ATGAATATATTAGTTTGCATTTGTCATGTACCCGACACAACAACAAAAATTAAATTTACTGGTACAGAATTAGATAAAAACGGCGTACAGTTTATTATTGGTCCTTATGATGATTATGCTCTTGCTCGTGCCGTAGAGCTTAAAGATGCAAGTGGAGGAAAACTTACTGTCCTTAATGTAGGCGAAGCAGATACAGAACCTACTATTCGTAAAGCTTTAGCTATTGGAGCAGATGATGCTGTTCGTATTAATGCACATCCAAAAGATGCTTATTTTGTAGCTGAGCAAATTGCAGCTTATGCAAAAGACAAAAATTTTGATATGATTTTGATGGGACGTGAAGCCAGTGATTATAATGGTGGACAGGTTCACGGAATGGTTGCCGAAATGTTAGATATGCCTTGTATTGTTCCTTGTATGACTTTAGAAGTAGAAGGAAATATTGCTAAAATGGGTCGTGAAATTGAAGGTGGAAAAGAATATGTAGAGTGTGAGATGCCATTTGTAGCAGGTTGTCAAGAGCCAATTGCAGAATGGAAAATTCCTAATATGCGTGGTATTATGATGGCACGTAAAAAACCTTTAGAAGTAATTGAACCTACAACTGAGTCAGCACCAACAGAAATCGTAAATTTCGAACTTCCTCCTTCTCGTGGGAATGTAAAAATGATTGATGCTGATAATATGGACGAACTTGTACGTCTTTTGAAAGAAGAAGCAAAGGTACTCTAA